The following DNA comes from Deltaproteobacteria bacterium.
AATATCTTTTATCACAGCCCTTGGGTCATATCCCTCAAGGTTAAGACATGACGGGCATATGTTGTAACAGGCGCCGCATCTTGAGCAGAGTTCCAAAAGCTTAAGGTTGAGCGATTCCAAAACCTGCCTCCAATTGGACATTTATCTCATTGGTTTTTGAAAGTTCCTCGTTTAAACTCTCCCATTTCTCAATAAACGGCCGTACATCAACCCTGTGTCCATCAAGCCCAAGTTCATCAGGTTTATAGCCCATTGCAAGTCCAAGTAGTTCAGTAAAATAAAGCACAGGGATTCCAAACTTCTCACCCTCTTTTTCCATCAGGAACTGGTTGTTATCAAACTGGAGATAGCATGACGGACAGCAGAGCGCCAGTGCATCAACTTTTAGCGCCTTTAACTCCTTTAGTTTGAGTCTTGCAAAATGCAGGGCATTTTCGTGCTGGTCAATCCTGTCAAGCCCCTGTCCGCAGCACATAAGTTTTGTCATATGCTGGACGCTATCAGCACCCATTGCCTTTATGAGATTATCAAACTTATTTGGTTCAAGGGGGTCATCATTCTTTAAGGCATGGCTGGGTCTTATCATGTGACAGCCGTAATGTATAGCAATTCTCATCCCATTAAACGGCTGGACAATCTTATTTTTTATCTTAGGAATGCCAACCTCATCATGAAAAAACGGCACGAGATGACGGAGTTTATTCCTGCCCTTAAACTCAAGCCCAACCTCATTTAAAATAGAATTAACCTTACCTTTTTCTTTGTGGTTTAAATGGAGTTCTGAATGGACAGTAGCAAGGTTTGATACACACCCTGTGCAAGGGCTGACAAGGTCAACCCCTGCCCTGTCAATAACTGCAATATTCCTTGCAGCAGTCAAAACCCACAAGCCGTGGTCAATATTATTTACGAGGGATTTTTCAGGACAGCATGTAAAACCATCTAAATCCCTGTATGGCAGACCAAACCCTTCCAAAATCATCCTTGTTGATTTCTCAAGGAATGGGAATCGGGTTTGAATCGTACAGCCCCAAAAGATAGCAAAGTCCTTCATTATAATTTTTCTCCATAAATAGAGGCTATAGGCAATGGGCTATAGGTTATGGGATTTTCTATTGCCTATTGCCCATAGCCCATTGCCTGTATCTTTTATTATGCCGGTAAACAGCAGTCAACAGGACAAACTTCAGCGCACTTGGGTGCATCGTAATAGCCCTTACATTCCACACATACATTAGGGTCTATCACATAGATATCACCTTCGCTTATAGCGTTGGTAGGACACTCAGGGAGACACACTCCACATGCCACACAGTCTTCTGTAATTTTCAAAGACACTTTTCGTTACCTCCTTTCAAAGATGTATTAGGGTCTTACACATCACTTTTCACCCTAAATTTTTGTATACAGTATATAATAATTAAACATACTCCAAAATACAAGATTTTTTTTAATTTTTTTTAATAAGAAACCCTAAAACAGATATAGAATCTTCGAAAATCTAAAAAAATCCT
Coding sequences within:
- a CDS encoding 4Fe-4S binding protein codes for the protein MSLKITEDCVACGVCLPECPTNAISEGDIYVIDPNVCVECKGYYDAPKCAEVCPVDCCLPA